The segment CAGAGCAAACTGGTGATTTTTAATTGACACCATACATATGCATTATTGTGTCTAGTACCATGCAAGTCAAAGTAATATTAAACCAGGATTAAATGTGAAAACAGAGAAAAGCCAAGTTATTACTtatatttctttaatgaatttATAGTTAAAAGCAATTATTCGACATTGAAATCATTTGTATATAAAAGTCTTCACTGTCccttttattcaatttaatgtgtccttgcagattaaaagtatttatttctttcacaAGAAAATCTTATGTTTCAAAGTAGATATcatgaaatatttcaaaagagCCCTCAGCCATCTTACAGAATAAGCAATTCTCTCTAACATGTTTACCTGAGGCACTTGGCACAAGCAGATAATTTTCCCAGCATCGTTGTCCACAGCAAATAGCATAGCAGCAGTCTGTGGTGAATTTGTCTTCAGCAGCTTCAGAGACTCATTCAAAGCCTGTGGACGCATACAAATCATTAAGCCTTTCACTGCAGACAATTACAAAATTGAATTCAGTTCAAGTATAAGCTTGTAATTCGAAAAAGACAATGAAAGTGTTACCTTTGCAGATGCTCCATTCTCCATCTCCATCACGATCAGAGGTTGGTTGGGGTTACTTTCGATGATCTCCTTTGTCTTTTCCAGgacctaaaattaaaaccacaaTGTGTTTGCAATGGAGACTTTCCAATAATCTCAGTAACTAACTATCAGATATCTGAATCATCTTCTCTTACCCTCTTCTGTACATCAGCCTTGCTGGCACGGTCCAGGTCATCCATGATCTTCTTAAGACCTTTCAGGGAATCCCTCATCTCATCCTTGCGCCACTGAGAGATGACTGCAGTGCCCAGGGACTGAATATATGCATGCACAGATTCAGTTTCACTTAAAGGGCATAATCAGACACCACTGATTCTAGACAGGCAAGAGTTGAGCTCACCTCTGTCATATCAGCAATCTCTTTCTGAATATCTTTATTGGGATTGGTCTGAGCTTTTACTTTCTCTGCCATGGCATCTAGTTCCAACTTCAGTGCATCAGCTTTCCTCTGGGCCTGACAACACAAACATCAGTCTGTCAAGAACTATTAGAAATGAGAATCTAGGaacttaaagagacagttcacctaaaacaACTCACCcacaagccatcctaggtgtatatgactttcttctttcagagaaatacaatcagagttgaaaaaaaaaatattgttccaagctttataatgtcagcgaatggctgttgagatttttaagtttaataaagtgcatccatctatggATAAAAATCCAATTGTATTcctctgaaagaagaaagtcatatacatctagtaTGGCTTGaagataatttacatttttgggtaaactatccctttaaaaattcTGCTTCCAATAATTTGGtcctactaaaaaaaataaacttttttaaactattgttCTGAATGTGTATTTACATGAATGATCAGtcaataattaacaataattaacTCTCACaattataaagcacatttttgtGAGTCTTCATGGCTGATTCGTTAAATAGAACTGGCTTAAAAGAATCTTTTGTTTGTCAATCACACTACACTAGCCAGACTCTGTGTGCAAACAGCAAGGACACCACAATAGACATATTAAATCCTTGTATTATGTCACATCTTTCTTTCATACCATACTCAAATCAGACAGCGAAAACCAGTTCTAGATTCCCAACCCTACATCAGATGCTAAAAAGTATcagttaaaaacaaaagtgcaTATTTATGTTGGCCCCGTCTCCTCTAACCTTCTGAGCCTCTGCTCCAGTCACTGCCACAATCCTCCTGATTCCTTTAGCGATGGCCTCCTCTGATACGATCACAAATGGTGCAGCGTGACCAGAGTTCTGCAAGTGCCTATGGGTAAAAATGATCAAACGTAAAACTCATTAGGGCTGAAGGAAATACATTGCTTTCTTAAACATTAGTTCCATtaacaatcaaacaaaaaaaaaaaacattagtaatCAAAATTTTCCACGAATATGAGTTCTGAATACTACATAGAAAGTTGataattatattcatattcCTGGAAAACTAGATGCTGGCCTATTTATGCaatattaaaagtttataatattaaaCTTTGATGTTCTTACGTTCCACCACAGAACTCGATGGAGGTGAGTGAGCCTGCAGGGCTGTTTGGATCGGCCAGCAGCTCCTCCACTGGGACGCCAATAGACACCACTCTAACAGGATCAGGGTACGTCTCATCAAACACTGCCCGCAGACCCTGGATGGCTTTAGCTGCTGCAAGGGGGGCATCCAGGGCATAGACCGACTGAAGAAAAACATACAGAGCATCTCAGTGTTTTCAAGGACACGTAAGCTCTATATCTGTATTCAACTAACTTATTGAAAAAGAGCTTTGCTGTTCTGTTTTCAGAATATCTGCACTGTGAATACATGCAACATGAATACAAAGTGTTTGATTAAAAAGTGCAAGTCTGATGAATGGGTCTGACCTTGGCGTCACGAATCATGGTTGAGGCAGTCTCTTCTGTGCGCCGCACTTCATCCGTAGTCATTGCTCCTTTAGCTGTGAAGTCAAAGCGCAATCTGTCTGGAGCAACCAAAGAGCCCCTCTGATCTGCCTCTCCCAGCACTGAACGCAAGGCAAAGTTAAGGATGTGTGTGGCAGTGTGGTTACTCATGATGGGCCTACGACGAGcctgagagacagagagaaagaggggaATGGTGTTGCATTCTATGTAACATCTTATGTGTCATGTCATCTCTTTTTTGTCTAAACCAGATGCTATAAAAGTTTTTGAaggtagggccctatgattaaAACATGGAGAGAATCGCAGAATCCAGTCCCCAAAATCAATGACAGAACTGTAACATACCTCGTCCACATGTAGAGTTAGGCGGTCTCCAACCTTCAGTGTGCCGTATACCGTACCAATATGCAGCACGTACCCTCCACGCACCTGAGTATTCTTCACAGTGAACTCCATCCTCTGAAACAGCACAATAAAACATGACAGCACCATGAAGCATAACTAAATCATGCAGTTCGGCTTCTTTGTACAAGCACTCTCAGTTTCTTACATCCTCAGCAGAGTCGTTTTCTCGGAGCATGTAGCCTTCGTCAAAGCTCTGGCCACCCTGCTCGGCGTAGAAAGAGGTTTTGTCGAGCAGCACTCCACACTCTTGACCTGTGGTCACCTCATCAACGAATGCACGCTCTCGCCTGAGAGCCAGCACGGTGCCTACTGCCTGTTCAAACTCTGAGAGGGACACACAATGTCACAAGCATGAAAACCTACTCATAATCAAATCGTCAAAATCAAGAGGAATAGCAAAGGTGTAATTTGTACCATAGTTGCCGTTATCATCTGAAGTGTACTTGTATTTGGGGCTGTCATCAGTGGCAGTGACACCTTTGTTTCTGAGCTCTTCAATGGCGTAGATGTCCAGCATGATGTGGTCTTCATCCCCAGAGCCTTTACCCTGAGATTTCAACTGTGTGCACAGACATTTTTAATTAGACttattttcagttaatattGGATATATCTCAGCTGATACAGgattttaactatttaaccTATTTTGACAACTAGATTGGCTTTGCcgtaaagggacagttcacccaaaaatgaagattctgtcattaattactcactctcatgtcgttccaaatctgtaagaccttaattttcggaacacaaattaagatgtttttgatgaaatccaagagctttctgaccctgcatatacagcaGTGCAACCGACACATTTCAGacccattttcatttttgggtgaactatccttttaatctattctattttgtaaatgtaaaaaaaaacatatattaataaataaaacagtcaaaataaaataataagctaCAAGTGAATTTTTGTACCACAACATTATAAttgaaagatgttttttttattctgagaGCTATGATTACATTTAACGGTGCTCTTAAATTAGTGCTTTTAAACACAGATATCGGTGCCACTGAGTTCTGGCAGTGTCTTTTATAACTGTGAAATTAtcctgtactaaataaaaattgcacTGCATAAAAGAATGAACTCATTTAAACCTGAGCAGCTTTCTTCTCATCCTCAAAGGCCTGCATGTCCACTCCCATTCCTCTTTCTTCTGCGATCAGAGCAGTGAGGTCCAGAGGAAAACCATAAGTGTCATACAGCAGCCAGGCTGTGTCACCtgcacaaaaacaagaaaaaaaattaaataccaGCTTTAGAATGTAGATTTAAAGTGGATTTTAGCAATaaggggaaaaaattaaaagagatTTGAGGAAAAAACGCCCTAATTCAATCTCGTGAACGTgcgtacaacagttagcagaagcttaGAAATATGGttctaaagttttaaatatgcatatttttgtgtggagtactttttatgatggatggatgcactttattgtacTTAAAGGATTtatttacttccagaacaaaattctacagaatttactcacccccttgtcacccaagatgttcatgtctttctttcttcggtcgtaaagaaaattgtgttttttgaggaaaacatttaaggatttttctctatataatgaaCTTCTATGATGCCTgtgtttaaaacaatttaaaaacattttctttactgaagacatcaacatcttggataacaagggggtgagtaaattatctgtaaatttttgttttggaagtgaacaaATCTATCTAAAATCTTGAAACCCACTGCCATAataagcttggaagagccaggacattttttaatataactcagattgtattcatctgaaagaataaagttttAAAGCTTCTCTTAGACTTATAAACAATTCTGATTATAAATTTAGGAAAATAGATGAcgagtgttttatttttaaaagcatgttaCAAAaccagttatgtttttttttgtgttattctGTGCTTTACCTGGTATAGTCTTGCTGTCTCCAAGACTCTGGATCTTGCGGTCCAGGATACGGCGTCCCCTGCTAAGAGTCTTGAGAAACTGTGTCTCCTCCTCATTGATAATGTCTTTTACCATATCAGGATCCTTGCGCAGCTCTGGGAAAGCATCACCCTGTAGAGAGCAATGAACCATTAAATGGCCATCAGAGAGATGTTTCTAATTAAAGAGCATTTCAATGTTTCAGCAGCTGCCACTTTGTATCACTGTCAAAGCTGCGAACAGGGAATACTAGTGCACATAAAATCAGGAGGAAGTAATATTGTGTCTGAGAGGTAGAGACCTTACCAGTGACTCAACCACCACATCTACTAAAGAGGCAAAGAAGCCCTTCTGTGCACCCAGCTTCTCGTGAGAGTATCGCACAGCACGACGCAAAATCCTCCTCAGCACATAGctgcaaacacaaaaacagggtcacatacatatacattgactatatgtgacgctggaccacaaaaccagtcacaagtcAATTGAAAGCTAAATTAATAAGATTTCtattggtgtatggtttgttagaaaaggacaatatttggctgagatacaactatttgaaaatctggaatctgagggtgcaaaaaaaaaaaaaaaaaaaattaagaaaatcacctttaaagttgtccaaatgaggttcttagcaatgcatattactaatcaaaaattaacgtTTGATATATTTGccgtagaaaatttacaaaatatcttaatggaacatgaccttcacttaatatcctaatgatttttggcataaaagaaaaattgataactttgacccatacaatgtattattggccactgctacaaatataccagtgctacttatgactggttttgtggtccagggttataTATGTCAATTACTCTGCACATAATAACACAATCATCTCACCCCCTGCCCGTGTTGTCAGGTCTGCCACCGTCAGACAGTGCAATGGTAATGGTGCGAGCGTGATCAGCCAGGACACGGTATGCCATGTCAATACCATCTGTATCTTCTGCGCCCACCTTTCCTGTGTATGGCCTGGCACCTGTGCCCTGAGAACCAGGAAAATTCTTTTTAGTTACATGCAAAAGAGAATTTAGTCATGTCTCTATGCATTTCTATGAGTTTACCTTCTGAATGGCTTCAAAATAAGGGATGAACAGATCAGTGTCGTAGTTGGACATCTTGTTTTGCAGTACAGAGACCAAGCGCTCCAGTCCCATCCCTGTGTCAATGCTCTTCTTGGGCAGAGGCTTTAGCACAGTTTCCGATTCTCTGCAAAGAGAAACCATATGCATATGCATGATCAATGCATATAATGAAGATGATCAATGCCTGCTTCTACATTGCTGCcttttattaaactatttacCATTGTTACCTGTAGTTAGCAAGGTGAAGTAGTTTACCTGTTAAACTGGATGAACACCAGGTTCCAGATTTCAAGCACATTAGGGTCATCCATATTGACCAAGTGGGCGGCATCTCTGCCTCCAATGCGATCATAGTGGATCTCACTGCAGGGTCCACATGGACCGGTGTCCCCCATCTCCCAGAAATTATCTTTCATACTCCCTGGCAGAATACGGCTCTCCTCCATTCTGAGACAGAGTGAAGATaaacaagaaatatttaaacaacatcacatcaataatttaacaaaccTTGTACAAATTCTGTACTCACCCCAAGTCCAGCCAGATCTGCTTGCACTCCAAGTCAGGCTCTAGGCCTGCGTCAGCATGACCACCAAAATAAGTCACATAGAGTCGTTCAATCGGTATGCCAAACTCTTTCGTCAGCAGCTCCAGTGCCATCTCGCAGGCCAGGTGCTAGAGACAGAGTGAGcaagaaagaaataaaggaaTGCAATGTTTTCCATTTATAATTTCATCAGCACAtaaagttgaggtcaaaagtttatataaaccttgcagaatctacaaaatgttaattattgtacaaaagggatcatacaaaatgcatgttattttttatttagctctgatctgaataagatatttcacataaaagatgtttacatatagtccacaagagaaaataatagttgaatttataaaaaaaagaccc is part of the Labeo rohita strain BAU-BD-2019 chromosome 18, IGBB_LRoh.1.0, whole genome shotgun sequence genome and harbors:
- the aars1 gene encoding alanine--tRNA ligase, cytoplasmic isoform X1, which codes for MALHLTFLCAKAFFCCKSPEKNATSMDSSLTAAQIREKFIDFFRRHEHQYVHSSSTIPLDDPTLLFANAGMNQFKPIFLNTIDPSHPMARLHRAANTQKCIRAGGKHNDLDDVGKDVYHHTFFEMLGSWSFGDYFKHLACEMALELLTKEFGIPIERLYVTYFGGHADAGLEPDLECKQIWLDLGMEESRILPGSMKDNFWEMGDTGPCGPCSEIHYDRIGGRDAAHLVNMDDPNVLEIWNLVFIQFNRESETVLKPLPKKSIDTGMGLERLVSVLQNKMSNYDTDLFIPYFEAIQKGTGARPYTGKVGAEDTDGIDMAYRVLADHARTITIALSDGGRPDNTGRGYVLRRILRRAVRYSHEKLGAQKGFFASLVDVVVESLGDAFPELRKDPDMVKDIINEEETQFLKTLSRGRRILDRKIQSLGDSKTIPGDTAWLLYDTYGFPLDLTALIAEERGMGVDMQAFEDEKKAAQLKSQGKGSGDEDHIMLDIYAIEELRNKGVTATDDSPKYKYTSDDNGNYEFEQAVGTVLALRRERAFVDEVTTGQECGVLLDKTSFYAEQGGQSFDEGYMLRENDSAEDRMEFTVKNTQVRGGYVLHIGTVYGTLKVGDRLTLHVDEARRRPIMSNHTATHILNFALRSVLGEADQRGSLVAPDRLRFDFTAKGAMTTDEVRRTEETASTMIRDAKSVYALDAPLAAAKAIQGLRAVFDETYPDPVRVVSIGVPVEELLADPNSPAGSLTSIEFCGGTHLQNSGHAAPFVIVSEEAIAKGIRRIVAVTGAEAQKAQRKADALKLELDAMAEKVKAQTNPNKDIQKEIADMTESLGTAVISQWRKDEMRDSLKGLKKIMDDLDRASKADVQKRVLEKTKEIIESNPNQPLIVMEMENGASAKALNESLKLLKTNSPQTAAMLFAVDNDAGKIICLCQVPQDVANRGLKASEWVQEVCPLLDGKGGGKDMSAQATGRNTNSIQEALQLANEFARLKLGEN
- the aars1 gene encoding alanine--tRNA ligase, cytoplasmic isoform X2, with the translated sequence MDSSLTAAQIREKFIDFFRRHEHQYVHSSSTIPLDDPTLLFANAGMNQFKPIFLNTIDPSHPMARLHRAANTQKCIRAGGKHNDLDDVGKDVYHHTFFEMLGSWSFGDYFKHLACEMALELLTKEFGIPIERLYVTYFGGHADAGLEPDLECKQIWLDLGMEESRILPGSMKDNFWEMGDTGPCGPCSEIHYDRIGGRDAAHLVNMDDPNVLEIWNLVFIQFNRESETVLKPLPKKSIDTGMGLERLVSVLQNKMSNYDTDLFIPYFEAIQKGTGARPYTGKVGAEDTDGIDMAYRVLADHARTITIALSDGGRPDNTGRGYVLRRILRRAVRYSHEKLGAQKGFFASLVDVVVESLGDAFPELRKDPDMVKDIINEEETQFLKTLSRGRRILDRKIQSLGDSKTIPGDTAWLLYDTYGFPLDLTALIAEERGMGVDMQAFEDEKKAAQLKSQGKGSGDEDHIMLDIYAIEELRNKGVTATDDSPKYKYTSDDNGNYEFEQAVGTVLALRRERAFVDEVTTGQECGVLLDKTSFYAEQGGQSFDEGYMLRENDSAEDRMEFTVKNTQVRGGYVLHIGTVYGTLKVGDRLTLHVDEARRRPIMSNHTATHILNFALRSVLGEADQRGSLVAPDRLRFDFTAKGAMTTDEVRRTEETASTMIRDAKSVYALDAPLAAAKAIQGLRAVFDETYPDPVRVVSIGVPVEELLADPNSPAGSLTSIEFCGGTHLQNSGHAAPFVIVSEEAIAKGIRRIVAVTGAEAQKAQRKADALKLELDAMAEKVKAQTNPNKDIQKEIADMTESLGTAVISQWRKDEMRDSLKGLKKIMDDLDRASKADVQKRVLEKTKEIIESNPNQPLIVMEMENGASAKALNESLKLLKTNSPQTAAMLFAVDNDAGKIICLCQVPQDVANRGLKASEWVQEVCPLLDGKGGGKDMSAQATGRNTNSIQEALQLANEFARLKLGEN